Proteins encoded together in one Candidatus Methylomirabilota bacterium window:
- a CDS encoding carboxymuconolactone decarboxylase family protein produces MSARRPPAKASRAAAATSKPKKSGSPYGYPFWDWVAKEDPEYVSARQPLSDLSIGEGKELSVKHREMVIIGILAFRGRQEGVVAHMRRAIAHGATKRELLEAIQSAAVPGGGPTFSSGAQALMKLDLEGAFGKT; encoded by the coding sequence ATGAGCGCACGCCGTCCGCCCGCAAAAGCTTCGAGAGCCGCCGCGGCGACCAGCAAGCCGAAGAAGTCTGGAAGCCCCTACGGCTACCCTTTCTGGGACTGGGTCGCGAAGGAGGATCCCGAGTATGTCAGCGCCAGGCAGCCGTTGAGCGACCTGTCGATCGGGGAAGGCAAGGAGCTCTCCGTCAAGCACCGCGAGATGGTCATCATCGGAATCCTCGCCTTTCGCGGCCGGCAGGAAGGGGTCGTGGCCCACATGCGCCGGGCCATCGCGCACGGCGCGACCAAGCGCGAGCTGCTCGAGGCCATCCAATCCGCCGCGGTCCCGGGCGGGGGACCGACGTTCAGTAGCGGCGCGCAAGCTCTCATGAAGCTCGATCTGGAAGGGGCATTCGGGAAGACCTGA
- a CDS encoding CoA transferase → MSETTGSSLPLEGIKVVEVAQALAGPFAGEILAHMGADVVKVERPEGDEARGWGPPFTLGGGATFHAVNMNKRSIVLDLKDPRAIAWLKEYVTHADVLVQNLRPGVIEELGLGPDVLLELNPRLIFCSLWAFGNGGPRRLRPGYEPMVQAFAGLFSVNGGEEDPPSRFGAPVLDLGTGMWAAMGVLAALHRRARTGRGGVVDASLFETALGWLTGHIAGYKFTGDLPSRERTGSRRLVPFQGFQTKNGTVVIAAGNDRLFAKLVAALGYPEWATDARFAKNAQRRANREELIVEMERVLTTRTKGEWIDILEEAGVPCAPIQDLREMLAEPQTAALGLLQHVPELDLDLMSLPVSFDGRRPPVRRRAPTLGEHTKDIVDLPPATS, encoded by the coding sequence ATGAGCGAGACCACCGGCTCGTCGTTGCCGCTCGAGGGCATCAAGGTCGTCGAGGTCGCGCAGGCCCTCGCCGGTCCCTTTGCCGGCGAGATCCTCGCCCACATGGGCGCCGATGTCGTGAAGGTCGAGCGCCCCGAGGGCGACGAGGCGCGCGGCTGGGGTCCGCCCTTCACTCTGGGCGGCGGCGCGACGTTCCACGCTGTCAACATGAACAAGCGCTCGATCGTCCTCGACCTGAAAGACCCGCGCGCCATCGCGTGGCTCAAGGAGTACGTGACCCACGCCGACGTGCTCGTGCAGAATCTTCGCCCGGGCGTCATCGAGGAGCTCGGGCTCGGCCCCGACGTGCTGCTCGAGCTCAACCCTCGGTTGATCTTCTGCTCCCTGTGGGCCTTCGGAAACGGCGGGCCGCGCCGGCTGCGCCCGGGCTACGAGCCGATGGTGCAGGCCTTCGCGGGGCTGTTCAGCGTGAATGGCGGCGAGGAAGATCCGCCGTCGCGCTTCGGGGCGCCCGTGCTGGACCTCGGCACGGGCATGTGGGCGGCCATGGGCGTGCTCGCCGCGCTCCACCGGCGCGCGCGTACCGGCCGCGGCGGGGTGGTCGACGCCTCGCTCTTCGAGACGGCGCTGGGCTGGCTCACCGGACACATCGCCGGCTACAAGTTCACCGGTGATCTGCCGTCACGCGAGCGGACGGGCTCCCGGCGCCTCGTGCCCTTCCAGGGCTTTCAGACGAAGAACGGGACGGTGGTCATCGCCGCCGGCAACGACCGCCTCTTCGCGAAGCTCGTGGCTGCCCTCGGCTATCCCGAGTGGGCCACCGACGCGCGCTTCGCCAAGAATGCCCAGCGCCGCGCCAATCGCGAAGAGCTGATCGTGGAGATGGAGCGCGTCCTGACCACGCGCACCAAGGGCGAGTGGATCGACATCCTCGAGGAGGCGGGCGTGCCGTGCGCGCCCATCCAGGACCTCCGCGAGATGCTCGCCGAGCCGCAGACGGCGGCGCTGGGATTGCTCCAGCATGTCCCAGAGCTCGATCTCGACCTGATGAGTCTGCCCGTCTCGTTCGACGGGCGGCGGCCTCCCGTTCGCCGCCGCGCTCCCACGCTGGGCGAGCACACCAAAGACATCGTCGACCTGCCTCCCGCCACGAGCTGA
- a CDS encoding ABC transporter ATP-binding protein: MILVDHATRTFDTPTGDFTAVRDVSFNVAPGRFVSLVGPSGCGKTTLLGMIAGLVPLSEGRVVLGSRPVAGGVPPDIGYLFQRDALLPWKTALQNVALPLTIRGRPAAEARSKAVEWMHRVGLAGFEGYYPHQLSGGMRKRVSLATTLIYGPAVLLMDEPFSALDIQTRNMMENELLDLWAETRNTVLFVTHDLEEAIALSDEVIVLTAGPGQIKASYPIPITRPRNVIEIRFREEFTRLYEQIWNDLRDEVQQSYARSTRL; encoded by the coding sequence TTGATCCTCGTGGATCACGCGACGAGGACCTTCGACACGCCCACCGGTGATTTCACCGCGGTGCGCGACGTCAGCTTCAACGTCGCGCCCGGACGCTTCGTGAGCCTGGTCGGTCCGTCGGGATGCGGCAAGACCACGCTGCTCGGGATGATCGCCGGGCTCGTGCCCCTGAGCGAGGGGCGCGTCGTCCTCGGCAGCCGGCCCGTGGCGGGCGGGGTGCCGCCGGACATCGGCTATCTCTTCCAGCGCGATGCCCTCTTGCCGTGGAAGACGGCGCTCCAGAACGTGGCGCTGCCCCTCACGATCCGCGGCCGGCCCGCTGCGGAGGCCCGGTCGAAGGCCGTCGAGTGGATGCACCGCGTGGGCCTGGCGGGGTTCGAGGGCTACTACCCGCACCAGCTCTCGGGCGGCATGCGCAAGCGCGTCTCCCTGGCCACCACCCTGATCTACGGGCCCGCCGTCCTCCTCATGGACGAGCCCTTCAGCGCGCTGGACATCCAGACGCGCAACATGATGGAGAACGAGCTGCTGGACCTCTGGGCGGAGACGCGCAACACGGTGCTCTTCGTCACCCACGACCTCGAGGAGGCCATTGCGCTCTCCGACGAGGTGATCGTGCTCACGGCCGGGCCGGGACAGATCAAGGCCAGCTATCCCATCCCCATCACGCGGCCGCGCAATGTCATCGAGATCCGCTTCCGGGAAGAGTTCACTCGGCTCTACGAGCAGATCTGGAATGACCTCCGAGATGAAGTCCAGCAAAGCTACGCGCGCTCGACTCGGCTCTGA
- a CDS encoding ABC transporter permease has product MTSEMKSSKATRARLGSDRARRLASRFVLLVILLGGWEVGARTRVIDPYFVSLPSEISRTIGGWIASGFIYVHLWATIQEAVIGLALGIVGGVLVGVLFAFSPFLAELFQPLMVVFNAMPRIALAPLFIVWLGIGLASKVAMVVSLVFFIIFFSTYAGLREVDVNLINHVRVMGGSRGDLVRHVLFPSALTWIFASLRTCVGFAVIGAILGEYLGADRGIGWIVQYGESLFNSNMVLSGLIVLMAFVAVLDASLGWLEQRFSHWKQKPL; this is encoded by the coding sequence ATGACCTCCGAGATGAAGTCCAGCAAAGCTACGCGCGCTCGACTCGGCTCTGACCGGGCCCGCCGCCTGGCCAGCCGTTTCGTGCTGCTCGTGATCCTCCTCGGGGGCTGGGAGGTGGGCGCGCGGACCCGCGTCATCGATCCGTACTTCGTGAGCCTGCCTTCCGAGATCTCGCGGACCATCGGGGGCTGGATCGCCAGCGGCTTCATCTACGTCCATCTGTGGGCCACCATCCAGGAGGCGGTCATCGGTCTCGCCCTCGGGATCGTGGGCGGAGTGCTCGTGGGCGTGCTCTTCGCGTTCTCGCCGTTTCTCGCCGAGCTCTTCCAGCCGCTGATGGTAGTCTTCAATGCCATGCCGCGGATCGCCCTCGCCCCGCTCTTCATCGTGTGGCTCGGGATCGGGCTTGCCTCCAAGGTCGCCATGGTCGTGAGCCTCGTCTTCTTCATCATCTTCTTCAGCACCTATGCCGGGCTTCGCGAAGTTGACGTGAACCTGATCAACCACGTGCGGGTCATGGGCGGCAGCCGCGGCGATCTCGTGCGCCACGTGCTCTTCCCCTCGGCGCTCACGTGGATCTTCGCGAGCCTGCGCACGTGCGTGGGATTCGCGGTGATCGGGGCCATCCTGGGCGAGTACCTCGGGGCCGATCGCGGCATCGGCTGGATCGTCCAGTACGGCGAGTCCCTGTTCAATTCGAACATGGTTCTCTCCGGACTGATCGTGCTCATGGCCTTCGTGGCCGTCCTGGACGCCTCGCTCGGCTGGCTCGAGCAGCGGTTCTCTCACTGGAAGCAAAAACCCTTGTGA